A single genomic interval of Hypanus sabinus isolate sHypSab1 unplaced genomic scaffold, sHypSab1.hap1 scaffold_706, whole genome shotgun sequence harbors:
- the LOC132389924 gene encoding C-type lectin domain family 12 member A-like has translation MDESGTYEKMRFTGTDTQAPSGVGLSSTYAEVKFPNDEHVIDEDQVPPIAAGLRKLPTNAQPAAHEQHPKGKIGNRPDSLICLLCLVMSAFIVTVAGLSIHVSQIRQSKETSHRNYHQLNSSLQFKLSAVKSNLSDLRHQICELLTRSRDQPCSEDWVRKKDRCYYVSTFGTTFQEAIQDCSNRHSRLLEINSKDEALFVFGELVYKTHSYWNRKCENGNVGQSLLYKASDGSNVCSQCGRIYSCDRVWRFICEKTTALFPDIPEKIRGLCQKSAEAT, from the exons ATGGACGAGAGCGGGACCTACGAGAAAATGCGGTTCACAGGAACGGACACACAAGCTCCTTCGGGAG TTGGTCTGAGCTCCACCTACGCAGAGGTGAAATTTCCGAACGACGAGCACGTCATCGATGAGGATCAGGTTCCTCCCATTGCCGCAGGACTCCGCAAGCTGCCAACCAATGCACAACCAG ctgcgcatgaacagcatccgaaaggaaagatcggaaatagaccggacagtctgatctgcctactctgccttgTTATGTCCGCCTTCATCGTGACTGTGGCcggtctctcgatccatg tgtcacagattcgtcagtctaaggAAACCAGCCACCGAAACTACCATCAGTTAAACTCATCCCTTCAATTCAAGCTTTCAGCGGTCAAATCTAATCTGTCCGATCTCCGTCACCAGAtatgtgaattgttgaccagaagcagag aCCAACCGTGTTCCGAGGACTGGGTCAGAAAGAaagaccggtgttattacgtATCCACGTTTGGAACAACTTTCCAAGAAGCGATACAAGACTGTTCAAACCGTcattcaaggctgctggaaatcaattcaaaggatgaagcg CTCTTCGTATTCGGCGAACTTGTGTACAAAACCCATTCATACTGGAATAGAAAATGCGAAAACGG GAATGTGGGCCAGAGTCTCCTGTACAAGGCATCAGATGGATCGAACGTCTGCAGTCAGTGCGGAAGGATTTACTCTTGCGATCGAGTTTggcgtttcatctgcgagaagacGACAGCTTTATtcccggatattcctgaaaagatccggGGTCTCTGTCAAAAGTCAGCGGAGGCGACATGA